A stretch of the Actinomyces qiguomingii genome encodes the following:
- a CDS encoding hydroxymethylpyrimidine/phosphomethylpyrimidine kinase, protein MASTTASNPASTTVPATPPIALAIAGSEASGGAGAQTDLKTFHQVGVFGCTALTCIVSMDPKHNWDHRFVPVDPQVITDQIEACATVHSRIDAVKIGMLGTAATIDAVDAALEQYQFPNLVVDPVLICKGQEPGAALDVDNALRAKILPRAKVTTPNLFEAATLAGVGEITSVEQLKDAAKRIYDLGVPNVVAKAGPTLGTGTALDVFYDGQTLEVLEVPAVGTERMHGAGCTLAAAITAELAKGATPLEAAVTAKNVVSASVNPGMHGNIPFTYVYQGFYRG, encoded by the coding sequence ATGGCAAGCACCACCGCGAGCAACCCCGCAAGCACCACTGTCCCCGCCACCCCTCCCATCGCCCTGGCTATCGCCGGCTCCGAGGCCTCCGGCGGTGCCGGCGCCCAGACCGACCTGAAGACCTTCCACCAGGTGGGCGTATTCGGCTGTACCGCCCTGACCTGCATCGTCTCCATGGACCCCAAGCACAACTGGGACCACCGGTTCGTGCCCGTGGATCCGCAGGTCATCACCGACCAGATCGAGGCTTGCGCCACCGTCCACTCCCGGATCGACGCCGTCAAGATCGGCATGCTCGGCACCGCCGCCACCATCGACGCCGTGGATGCCGCCCTGGAGCAGTACCAGTTCCCGAACCTGGTGGTTGACCCGGTGCTGATTTGCAAGGGCCAGGAGCCGGGCGCCGCCCTCGACGTCGACAACGCTCTGCGCGCCAAGATCCTCCCCCGCGCCAAGGTCACCACCCCGAACCTGTTCGAGGCCGCCACCCTGGCCGGAGTGGGTGAGATCACCAGCGTCGAGCAGCTCAAGGACGCCGCCAAGCGCATCTACGACCTGGGCGTGCCCAACGTCGTGGCCAAGGCCGGCCCCACGCTCGGCACCGGCACCGCCCTGGACGTCTTCTACGACGGGCAGACCCTGGAGGTGCTGGAGGTGCCGGCGGTCGGCACCGAGCGCATGCACGGCGCCGGCTGCACGTTGGCCGCCGCCATCACCGCGGAGCTGGCCAAGGGCGCCACCCCACTGGAGGCCGCCGTCACCGCCAAGAACGTGGTCTCCGCGTCGGTCAACCCCGGCATGCACGGCAACATCCCCTTCACCTACGTCTACCAGGGGTTCTACCGGGGCTGA
- a CDS encoding PadR family transcriptional regulator produces MDSSTSRLLRGFLEPCLLALLESGADYGLSLTRRLEAAGLENVPGGSLYPALTRLERRGLLATTTRPSDSGPARKYYELTDAGRNELAARRAEWSAFRSAVSAILEGETPSRGRAVPAHAAAEAHS; encoded by the coding sequence ATGGACTCCTCGACTTCACGCCTCCTGCGCGGTTTTCTGGAACCGTGCCTGCTCGCCCTGCTTGAGAGCGGTGCCGATTACGGGCTGTCGCTGACCCGCCGCCTCGAAGCCGCCGGTCTGGAGAATGTTCCCGGCGGCAGCCTCTACCCGGCACTCACCCGCCTGGAGCGGCGCGGCCTGCTTGCCACCACCACACGCCCTTCCGACTCCGGGCCCGCTCGCAAGTACTACGAGCTCACCGACGCCGGCCGAAACGAACTCGCCGCGCGTCGAGCGGAGTGGTCTGCCTTCCGTAGCGCCGTTTCAGCCATCCTGGAGGGTGAGACGCCATCGCGCGGGCGGGCGGTTCCCGCCCATGCAGCGGCCGAGGCCCACTCATGA